A single region of the Paraburkholderia sprentiae WSM5005 genome encodes:
- a CDS encoding phytanoyl-CoA dioxygenase family protein: MNTLENQRFFDKPVVADVPIDSQTQIFKFENFPAAGPTPWLDRPDALERVAQLLSDRVINEEQAEWCRKWVSDGYLIVEGFFTDEQLDATWQAYENAIADGTLRPPHEPLFEGDTLPGRTLNPHFNVPAIRDMLFDARMNEIVSLLLGAKSAPFQTIGGHKSSEQLEHSDSIHMSTYPNGYLVANWIAFEDIHPDSGPLVYHPGTHKLPYLMSTELGMPFGCGYSAYHDIYEPAIQKLIAERSAGPKYFYPKKGDVLLWHANLLHGGSKMSHPEHVSRKALVCHFFAHGCLCYHDLTGMPSSLTPIVDFDGEAYFDANPDVAASGGNALQHYIYYGRFEGRPLSSAESLQRKARLAALPNGFDPTLYLEANPDVAAAGVDAVDHFIEFGRVEGRPLRPQDTLAPRQMQPGATTVS, translated from the coding sequence ATGAATACTCTCGAGAATCAGCGCTTTTTCGATAAGCCCGTCGTCGCGGACGTTCCGATCGACAGTCAGACACAGATCTTCAAATTCGAAAACTTTCCCGCGGCTGGCCCGACGCCTTGGCTCGATCGTCCCGATGCGCTGGAGCGCGTCGCGCAATTGTTGTCCGACCGAGTGATCAACGAAGAGCAAGCCGAGTGGTGCCGAAAATGGGTGAGCGACGGCTACCTGATCGTTGAAGGTTTCTTCACGGACGAACAGCTCGATGCGACGTGGCAAGCGTACGAAAACGCGATTGCCGACGGCACGCTGCGCCCGCCGCACGAGCCGCTCTTCGAAGGCGATACACTGCCTGGGCGCACGCTGAATCCGCATTTCAACGTACCGGCTATTCGCGACATGTTGTTCGACGCGCGCATGAACGAGATCGTGAGTCTGCTGCTGGGCGCGAAATCGGCGCCGTTCCAGACGATCGGCGGTCACAAGAGCAGCGAGCAACTCGAGCATTCCGATTCGATTCATATGTCGACCTATCCGAACGGGTATCTGGTCGCGAACTGGATCGCCTTCGAGGATATTCATCCGGACTCGGGGCCGCTCGTGTATCACCCCGGCACGCACAAGCTGCCGTATCTGATGTCGACGGAACTGGGCATGCCGTTCGGTTGCGGTTACTCCGCTTACCACGATATCTATGAGCCCGCGATCCAGAAGCTCATCGCCGAACGTTCAGCGGGCCCGAAATATTTCTACCCGAAGAAGGGGGATGTGCTGTTGTGGCATGCGAATCTGCTGCACGGCGGCAGCAAGATGAGCCATCCCGAGCACGTGAGTCGCAAGGCACTGGTTTGCCATTTCTTCGCGCATGGCTGTCTGTGCTATCACGACCTGACCGGCATGCCGTCGAGCCTGACGCCGATCGTCGACTTCGACGGCGAGGCGTACTTCGACGCGAATCCGGACGTGGCGGCGAGCGGCGGCAATGCGTTGCAGCACTACATCTACTACGGTCGATTCGAGGGGCGCCCCTTGAGCAGCGCCGAATCGTTACAACGCAAAGCGCGGCTGGCCGCACTGCCTAACGGGTTCGATCCGACGCTCTACCTCGAGGCGAATCCCGACGTCGCCGCCGCGGGTGTCGACGCGGTCGATCACTTCATCGAATTCGGCCGCGTGGAAGGCCGGCCGCTGCGGCCCCAAGACACGCTGGCGCCGAGGCAGATGCAACCTGGTGCGACAACCGTTTCATGA